A window of Citrus sinensis cultivar Valencia sweet orange chromosome 7, DVS_A1.0, whole genome shotgun sequence contains these coding sequences:
- the LOC102622498 gene encoding uncharacterized protein LOC102622498 isoform X2: protein MLRLISRAAAAAAALSKQRNDTVLTSTSILNHQFFYSTKTQTKSSKKKQDDNKKSSKSKSKSSDANSLSAAAAAQADSADDLESVRARARRLAEDDRNPSLDVGPNHRPLFTKTTSLSLLTRKDACTYFKFSEDELKAMLPEGLPTGMLTEFKDSMRYALLVRQSFLDIRDHFRRIVDPSLQSTNGPKIRKQIVLDGPLCCGKSITLAMLVHWAREEGWLVLYVPRGREWTHGGYFYKNPQTGLWDTPLQAENVLKDFIKYNESHLRELPCQILDPIPLGEGAGVGLLKGVDSKEISEGSTLFDLVQMGINQMHASVGVVVRLRKELSLVKDIPVLIAIDQYNNWFTFSEYEEPVTIRSTRPVHARELAMVNAFRSMMHNDMMVGAFSHSTAVGKLRKDLPHVPVDARINLPRYSPDEAATVCHYYLRKRLHSRRNILP, encoded by the exons ATGTTGAGGCTCATTTCTagagcagcagcagctgctGCTGCACTCTCCAAACAGAGAAACGACACCGTTTTGACCTCAACCTCAATCCTCAATCACCAATTCTTCTACTCaacaaaaacacaaacaaaatCCAGCAAGAAGAAACAAGATGATAAcaagaaatcatcaaaatccaaatctaAATCCTCCGATGCCAACAGTTTATCCGCCGCCGCCGCGGCGCAAGCCGACTCGGCCGATGACTTGGAGTCGGTTAGGGCGCGCGCTCGCCGTTTAGCCGAAGACGATCGAAACCCCTCCCTCGATGTGGGCCCCAATCACAGACCTCTCTTCACCAAAACCACTTCCCTCTCTCTGCTCACGCGCAAAGACGCCTGCACTTATTTCAAATTCAg CGAGGACGAACTTAAGGCCATGTTACCGGAGGGGTTACCGACGGGGATGTTGACGGAATTTAAAGACTCAATGCGGTATGCATTGCTCGTGAGGCAAAGCTTTTTGGATATTCGCGATCATTTCAGGCGAATTGTTGATCCTTCCTTACAATCAACAAACG GACCAAAAATTAGGAAGCAAATTGTCTTGGATGGTCCTCTTTGTTGTGGAAAGAGTATAACACTTGCAATGCTTGTACATTGGGCTCGCGAGGAAGGTTGGCTCGTGTTATATGTCCCTAGAGGACGGGAGTGGACTCATGgaggatatttttataaaaacccACAAACTGGTCTTTGGGATACTCCTCTTCAGGCTGAAAATGTCCTCAAG GACTTCATCAAGTATAATGAATCGCATTTGAGAGAATTACCATGCCAAATACTTGATCCTATTCCTCTGGGAGAAGGAGCCGGTGTTGGATTGTTGAAAGGGGTTGATTCCAAGGAAATCTCGGAAGGTTCAACTCTATTTGATTTGGTTCAAATGGGAATCAACCAAATGCATGCATCTGTCGGCGTTGTAGTTCGTTTGAGGAAAGAGTTATCACTTGTGAAAGATATCCCTGTGCTTATTGCCATTGATCAA TATAATAACTGGTTTACGTTCAGTGAATATGAAGAGCCAGTAACTATTCGCTCTACCCGACCCGTGCACGCCAGAGAACTTGCAATG GTGAATGCTTTTAGGTCTATGATGCATAATGACATGATGGTGGGCGCTTTCTCTCATTCAACTGCAGTGGGGAAGCTTCGCAAGGACTTGCCACATGTTCCAGTAGATGCCCGCATTAATTTGCCTCGCTACAGTCCAGATGAAGCAGCAACTGTTTGCCATTACTACCTTAG GAAAAGGTTGCATTCTCGGAGGAACATTTTACCGTGA
- the LOC102622498 gene encoding uncharacterized protein LOC102622498 isoform X3, translating to MLRLISRAAAAAAALSKQRNDTVLTSTSILNHQFFYSTKTQTKSSKKKQDDNKKSSKSKSKSSDANSLSAAAAAQADSADDLESVRARARRLAEDDRNPSLDVGPNHRPLFTKTTSLSLLTRKDACTYFKFSEDELKAMLPEGLPTGMLTEFKDSMRYALLVRQSFLDIRDHFRRIVDPSLQSTNGPKIRKQIVLDGPLCCGKSITLAMLVHWAREEGWLVLYVPRGREWTHGGYFYKNPQTGLWDTPLQAENVLKDFIKYNESHLRELPCQILDPIPLGEGAGVGLLKGVDSKEISEGSTLFDLVQMGINQMHASVGVVVRLRKELSLVKDIPVLIAIDQYNNWFTFSEYEEPVTIRSTRPVHARELAMAYDNSNIF from the exons ATGTTGAGGCTCATTTCTagagcagcagcagctgctGCTGCACTCTCCAAACAGAGAAACGACACCGTTTTGACCTCAACCTCAATCCTCAATCACCAATTCTTCTACTCaacaaaaacacaaacaaaatCCAGCAAGAAGAAACAAGATGATAAcaagaaatcatcaaaatccaaatctaAATCCTCCGATGCCAACAGTTTATCCGCCGCCGCCGCGGCGCAAGCCGACTCGGCCGATGACTTGGAGTCGGTTAGGGCGCGCGCTCGCCGTTTAGCCGAAGACGATCGAAACCCCTCCCTCGATGTGGGCCCCAATCACAGACCTCTCTTCACCAAAACCACTTCCCTCTCTCTGCTCACGCGCAAAGACGCCTGCACTTATTTCAAATTCAg CGAGGACGAACTTAAGGCCATGTTACCGGAGGGGTTACCGACGGGGATGTTGACGGAATTTAAAGACTCAATGCGGTATGCATTGCTCGTGAGGCAAAGCTTTTTGGATATTCGCGATCATTTCAGGCGAATTGTTGATCCTTCCTTACAATCAACAAACG GACCAAAAATTAGGAAGCAAATTGTCTTGGATGGTCCTCTTTGTTGTGGAAAGAGTATAACACTTGCAATGCTTGTACATTGGGCTCGCGAGGAAGGTTGGCTCGTGTTATATGTCCCTAGAGGACGGGAGTGGACTCATGgaggatatttttataaaaacccACAAACTGGTCTTTGGGATACTCCTCTTCAGGCTGAAAATGTCCTCAAG GACTTCATCAAGTATAATGAATCGCATTTGAGAGAATTACCATGCCAAATACTTGATCCTATTCCTCTGGGAGAAGGAGCCGGTGTTGGATTGTTGAAAGGGGTTGATTCCAAGGAAATCTCGGAAGGTTCAACTCTATTTGATTTGGTTCAAATGGGAATCAACCAAATGCATGCATCTGTCGGCGTTGTAGTTCGTTTGAGGAAAGAGTTATCACTTGTGAAAGATATCCCTGTGCTTATTGCCATTGATCAA TATAATAACTGGTTTACGTTCAGTGAATATGAAGAGCCAGTAACTATTCGCTCTACCCGACCCGTGCACGCCAGAGAACTTGCAATG GCTTACGACAATTCAAATATCTTTTGA
- the LOC102622498 gene encoding uncharacterized protein LOC102622498 isoform X1, with the protein MLRLISRAAAAAAALSKQRNDTVLTSTSILNHQFFYSTKTQTKSSKKKQDDNKKSSKSKSKSSDANSLSAAAAAQADSADDLESVRARARRLAEDDRNPSLDVGPNHRPLFTKTTSLSLLTRKDACTYFKFSEDELKAMLPEGLPTGMLTEFKDSMRYALLVRQSFLDIRDHFRRIVDPSLQSTNGPKIRKQIVLDGPLCCGKSITLAMLVHWAREEGWLVLYVPRGREWTHGGYFYKNPQTGLWDTPLQAENVLKDFIKYNESHLRELPCQILDPIPLGEGAGVGLLKGVDSKEISEGSTLFDLVQMGINQMHASVGVVVRLRKELSLVKDIPVLIAIDQYNNWFTFSEYEEPVTIRSTRPVHARELAMVNAFRSMMHNDMMVGAFSHSTAVGKLRKDLPHVPVDARINLPRYSPDEAATVCHYYLRQRLVSREVFSEENWKKVYYLANGNGAEMRMLVPLMH; encoded by the exons ATGTTGAGGCTCATTTCTagagcagcagcagctgctGCTGCACTCTCCAAACAGAGAAACGACACCGTTTTGACCTCAACCTCAATCCTCAATCACCAATTCTTCTACTCaacaaaaacacaaacaaaatCCAGCAAGAAGAAACAAGATGATAAcaagaaatcatcaaaatccaaatctaAATCCTCCGATGCCAACAGTTTATCCGCCGCCGCCGCGGCGCAAGCCGACTCGGCCGATGACTTGGAGTCGGTTAGGGCGCGCGCTCGCCGTTTAGCCGAAGACGATCGAAACCCCTCCCTCGATGTGGGCCCCAATCACAGACCTCTCTTCACCAAAACCACTTCCCTCTCTCTGCTCACGCGCAAAGACGCCTGCACTTATTTCAAATTCAg CGAGGACGAACTTAAGGCCATGTTACCGGAGGGGTTACCGACGGGGATGTTGACGGAATTTAAAGACTCAATGCGGTATGCATTGCTCGTGAGGCAAAGCTTTTTGGATATTCGCGATCATTTCAGGCGAATTGTTGATCCTTCCTTACAATCAACAAACG GACCAAAAATTAGGAAGCAAATTGTCTTGGATGGTCCTCTTTGTTGTGGAAAGAGTATAACACTTGCAATGCTTGTACATTGGGCTCGCGAGGAAGGTTGGCTCGTGTTATATGTCCCTAGAGGACGGGAGTGGACTCATGgaggatatttttataaaaacccACAAACTGGTCTTTGGGATACTCCTCTTCAGGCTGAAAATGTCCTCAAG GACTTCATCAAGTATAATGAATCGCATTTGAGAGAATTACCATGCCAAATACTTGATCCTATTCCTCTGGGAGAAGGAGCCGGTGTTGGATTGTTGAAAGGGGTTGATTCCAAGGAAATCTCGGAAGGTTCAACTCTATTTGATTTGGTTCAAATGGGAATCAACCAAATGCATGCATCTGTCGGCGTTGTAGTTCGTTTGAGGAAAGAGTTATCACTTGTGAAAGATATCCCTGTGCTTATTGCCATTGATCAA TATAATAACTGGTTTACGTTCAGTGAATATGAAGAGCCAGTAACTATTCGCTCTACCCGACCCGTGCACGCCAGAGAACTTGCAATG GTGAATGCTTTTAGGTCTATGATGCATAATGACATGATGGTGGGCGCTTTCTCTCATTCAACTGCAGTGGGGAAGCTTCGCAAGGACTTGCCACATGTTCCAGTAGATGCCCGCATTAATTTGCCTCGCTACAGTCCAGATGAAGCAGCAACTGTTTGCCATTACTACCTTAG GCAAAGATTAGTAAGTCGTGAGGTATTTTCTGAGGAAAATTGGAAGAAAGTGTATTATTTAGCTAATGGGAATGGAGCAGAGATGAGGATGTTAGTTCCATTGATGCACTGA